The Euzebya sp. genome contains a region encoding:
- a CDS encoding cell wall-binding repeat-containing protein: MGDGRRRAVATVVGVLGVLLALVVPPAAGQADPPDARVAYLAHSGDRVVVDDLATGASAEFPIAGVPSWSPDGTRLASLDASGRLAVADVRDGRVTELATAIAPAPGEVAWLDDRWVAVITEEGVQAFTSDGQAPARQIWPLDSAAPAATVYRPGVVASPDRRFLVFTACFGDIGECDVLVVDTDGGVRYGLIYGNVGWLPDSRLAVTGLDGQDDGIVAVDLDTEAEERILDDGRDRSGLGVYSMQPVEGTGELLFVDRHGGPSVTVRSTDASGCCGSTELPLSLDVITDVSADGQLVAGADADGSAGVHGIGGGGIALPGGGGTGHTFAPVAAGAPPPPPGPPPVDDPDGIERLFGVTRVQTAIAISRDLWPDGAAETAVIATAGNFADAQTATPLAAGRGPLLLSGLDALHPDTAAELERAVSPGATVHLVGGTAVLSEQVAEDVRALGFEVVRLAGVGRGETSVAIADAVTDDPQRIFFVDGGTFPPGILAGAVAGPAADAVVVSGGAGVDYVAANPSAEAIQVGDSAMWSPDVDRVIPGADPTQLSIDVARTLDLDLSSRVAALASGEDFPDGLAGSVHAADRGIPVLLTPGAGMPAALASFIEDEGLTTFVVYGGPVAVSTTVTRQAVGELPPDPVGDAVEGDGRALAGVAIGTPEDEAVEALTAVLGQPDAVMPARPSDPAPANPVDACAERISRVIWGGLSVQSYEGVLQLWVVDGTDPVIATPAGVTVGMTVAELQSRVPGAQPREPEVDYLSWSADLGDDTTAYLSGPEDTDVVTSLQGGRWPCGE; encoded by the coding sequence ATGGGAGACGGGCGACGGCGTGCGGTTGCGACGGTGGTGGGGGTGCTCGGCGTGCTGCTGGCGCTGGTCGTGCCGCCGGCGGCCGGGCAGGCAGACCCGCCGGATGCGCGGGTGGCCTACCTGGCGCACAGCGGCGACCGGGTGGTCGTCGACGACCTCGCCACGGGTGCGAGCGCGGAGTTCCCGATCGCCGGGGTGCCGTCCTGGTCGCCCGACGGGACCCGGCTCGCCAGCCTCGACGCGTCCGGTCGCCTCGCCGTGGCGGACGTGCGGGACGGTCGGGTCACCGAGCTCGCGACCGCGATCGCGCCGGCGCCCGGGGAGGTCGCGTGGCTCGACGACCGCTGGGTCGCGGTGATCACCGAGGAGGGGGTGCAGGCCTTCACCTCCGACGGGCAGGCGCCCGCCCGCCAGATCTGGCCGCTCGACTCCGCGGCACCCGCGGCCACGGTCTACCGGCCCGGGGTGGTGGCCTCTCCCGACCGGCGGTTCCTGGTCTTCACCGCCTGCTTCGGCGACATCGGCGAGTGCGACGTCCTCGTCGTCGACACCGACGGCGGGGTCCGCTACGGCCTGATCTACGGGAACGTCGGGTGGTTGCCGGACTCGCGGCTGGCGGTCACCGGGCTCGACGGCCAAGACGACGGCATCGTCGCCGTGGACCTCGACACCGAGGCCGAGGAGCGGATCCTGGACGACGGCCGGGACCGCAGCGGTCTCGGCGTGTACTCGATGCAGCCGGTGGAGGGGACCGGCGAGCTCCTCTTCGTCGACCGCCACGGCGGGCCGTCGGTGACCGTGCGGTCGACCGACGCGTCCGGCTGCTGCGGGTCGACCGAGCTGCCGCTGTCCCTCGACGTCATCACCGACGTGTCCGCGGACGGGCAGCTGGTCGCCGGCGCTGACGCCGATGGCTCCGCCGGCGTCCACGGCATCGGCGGCGGGGGCATCGCCCTTCCGGGTGGAGGGGGGACGGGGCACACCTTCGCCCCCGTGGCGGCGGGAGCCCCGCCGCCGCCTCCCGGACCGCCGCCGGTCGACGACCCCGACGGGATCGAGCGGCTCTTCGGCGTCACGCGCGTCCAGACGGCGATCGCGATCTCGCGCGACCTGTGGCCTGATGGCGCCGCGGAGACCGCCGTGATCGCCACGGCGGGGAACTTCGCCGACGCCCAGACCGCCACCCCGCTCGCCGCCGGACGTGGACCGCTGCTGCTGTCCGGCCTGGACGCGCTGCACCCCGATACCGCGGCCGAGCTCGAGCGCGCGGTCAGCCCGGGCGCCACCGTCCACCTCGTCGGGGGGACCGCCGTGCTGTCCGAGCAGGTGGCCGAGGACGTCCGGGCGCTCGGCTTCGAGGTCGTGCGCCTGGCCGGCGTCGGCCGGGGCGAGACCTCCGTCGCGATCGCCGATGCGGTCACCGACGACCCGCAGCGCATCTTCTTCGTCGACGGCGGCACCTTCCCACCCGGGATCCTCGCCGGGGCGGTCGCCGGCCCAGCGGCCGACGCGGTCGTCGTCTCCGGCGGCGCAGGCGTGGACTACGTCGCCGCCAACCCCTCCGCAGAGGCCATCCAGGTGGGCGACAGCGCCATGTGGTCCCCGGACGTCGACCGGGTCATCCCGGGTGCGGATCCGACGCAGCTGTCGATCGACGTCGCACGAACCCTCGACCTCGACCTGAGCTCGAGGGTTGCCGCCCTCGCGTCAGGGGAGGATTTCCCAGATGGGCTTGCAGGCTCCGTGCACGCGGCCGATCGGGGCATCCCGGTCCTGCTCACGCCCGGCGCGGGGATGCCCGCGGCGTTGGCGTCGTTCATCGAGGACGAGGGGTTGACGACCTTCGTCGTCTACGGCGGCCCGGTCGCGGTCAGCACCACCGTGACCCGCCAGGCCGTCGGCGAGCTGCCGCCGGACCCGGTTGGGGATGCGGTCGAGGGTGACGGTCGTGCCCTCGCCGGCGTGGCGATCGGCACGCCGGAGGACGAGGCGGTCGAGGCGCTCACCGCGGTGCTCGGCCAGCCGGACGCCGTGATGCCCGCCCGGCCGAGCGACCCGGCGCCCGCCAACCCGGTCGACGCCTGTGCCGAGCGGATCAGTCGTGTGATCTGGGGTGGACTCAGCGTCCAGTCCTACGAGGGGGTGCTGCAGCTGTGGGTCGTCGACGGGACGGATCCGGTGATCGCCACCCCTGCCGGTGTCACCGTCGGCATGACGGTCGCCGAGCTGCAGTCCCGCGTCCCCGGCGCGCAACCCCGGGAGCCGGAGGTCGACTACCTCTCGTGGTCCGCGGACCTCGGCGACGACACCACGGCGTACCTCTCGGGGCCGGAGGACACCGACGTCGTGACCAGCCTGCAGGGCGGGCGGTGGCCCTGCGGTGAGTGA
- a CDS encoding D-alanyl-D-alanine carboxypeptidase family protein: MQHATMRPDIGLHTIPQRIAAIASLRSTPPSGAAPAGGDVAATLQTQLDAQGSPAGAPAAGAATYAGFQRPVGLGAGVSLTSTPGLISPALPGAGTGTAVAGVAPVGASGRTTSGPLALDRSGPPPELQAYGNGQIPSAALASVGVGDHTLWEPAARAFRDMVAAAARDGVSFGVNSSYRDLAGQQAMVDRYGLYSQGGRAAAPGSSNHGWGLSIDLDLDDRAQAWMREHGATYGFVEDVAREPWHWTFKASAY, translated from the coding sequence GTGCAGCACGCGACCATGCGACCCGACATCGGCCTCCACACCATCCCACAGCGCATCGCCGCCATCGCCAGCCTCCGCTCGACCCCGCCGTCCGGGGCGGCGCCGGCCGGCGGTGACGTCGCGGCGACCCTGCAGACCCAGCTGGACGCCCAGGGCTCCCCGGCCGGGGCTCCCGCCGCCGGCGCGGCGACCTACGCGGGGTTCCAGCGACCGGTCGGGTTGGGCGCCGGCGTGTCCCTCACCTCCACCCCCGGGTTGATCAGCCCGGCGCTGCCTGGCGCCGGCACCGGCACCGCTGTCGCCGGGGTCGCCCCGGTCGGCGCGAGCGGGCGGACCACCAGCGGACCACTCGCCCTGGACCGGTCCGGTCCGCCACCGGAGCTGCAGGCCTACGGCAACGGCCAGATCCCGAGCGCCGCCCTCGCGTCGGTGGGCGTCGGCGACCACACGCTGTGGGAGCCGGCGGCCCGCGCGTTCCGGGACATGGTCGCCGCGGCGGCGCGGGACGGGGTGTCGTTCGGCGTCAACTCCTCCTACCGCGACCTCGCCGGGCAGCAGGCGATGGTCGACCGCTACGGCCTCTACAGCCAGGGTGGCCGCGCGGCCGCGCCCGGCAGCTCGAACCACGGCTGGGGGCTGTCCATCGACCTGGACCTCGACGACCGCGCCCAGGCCTGGATGCGCGAGCACGGCGCGACCTACGGCTTCGTCGAGGACGTCGCCCGCGAGCCGTGGCACTGGACGTTCAAGGCATCGGCCTACTGA
- the nudC gene encoding NAD(+) diphosphatase — MEHPDVAAALDDPSITVVVTRRRDGHVVVVEGGWPEGADVAEAPIVVAPGVMSVVVDDGDPLPVGEFTDARTAMFSVAEPEVLLGAIAFGQWRARERFCSRCAKPLSPARRPRTLVCPEGHLAFPRIEPAVIMRVVDADDRLLLARQPSWMEGRFSVLAGFVDPGERLEDTVRREVTEEVGSTVRQVDYVTSQPWPFPSSLMLAFHAVAETTDIRLDDDEIAEAEWFTREELEVAMGTGRVGLPPPLSVAHKLVSSWFGRPLATWTAGR, encoded by the coding sequence GTGGAGCACCCCGACGTCGCCGCCGCCCTGGATGACCCCTCGATCACGGTCGTCGTGACCCGACGACGCGACGGACACGTCGTGGTGGTCGAGGGCGGGTGGCCGGAGGGGGCAGACGTCGCCGAGGCCCCGATCGTCGTCGCGCCGGGCGTGATGAGCGTCGTGGTCGACGACGGCGACCCGCTGCCCGTCGGGGAGTTCACCGACGCGCGGACGGCGATGTTCAGCGTCGCGGAACCCGAGGTGCTGCTCGGGGCGATCGCGTTCGGTCAGTGGCGGGCGCGGGAGCGGTTCTGCTCGCGGTGCGCCAAGCCGCTGTCTCCGGCCCGTCGCCCCCGGACGCTGGTGTGCCCCGAGGGCCACCTGGCGTTCCCGCGCATCGAGCCGGCGGTGATCATGCGGGTCGTCGACGCCGACGACCGGCTGCTGCTGGCCCGGCAGCCGTCGTGGATGGAGGGGAGGTTCAGCGTCCTCGCCGGGTTCGTCGACCCCGGCGAGCGGCTCGAGGACACCGTCCGCCGCGAGGTGACGGAGGAGGTCGGGAGCACCGTCCGCCAGGTCGACTACGTGACGAGCCAGCCCTGGCCGTTCCCGTCGTCGCTGATGCTCGCGTTCCACGCCGTCGCCGAGACCACCGACATCCGGCTGGACGACGACGAGATCGCCGAGGCGGAGTGGTTCACCCGCGAGGAGCTCGAGGTCGCGATGGGAACCGGCCGGGTGGGCCTGCCCCCTCCCCTCTCGGTCGCCCACAAGCTGGTGTCCTCGTGGTTCGGTCGGCCGCTCGCGACCTGGACCGCGGGACGCTGA
- the galE gene encoding UDP-glucose 4-epimerase GalE yields MKVLVAGGAGYIGSVVTARFAEEGHEVVVLDDLRQGHADAVGDAVFVDLPLSRAGEVLDGSFDLVVHLAADALVAESVAQPEKHWANNLGEGLALLDAMRVTGVQRILFSSTCAVYGEPAVLPITEATPTAPVNAYGMTKLAFDHALTSYATAHGLAAMSFRYFNVVGAYRGRTERHDPETHLVPNLLRGATGETFTVFGTDFPTRDGTAVRDYVHVVDLADAHLMALDVLEDGVHHIVNLGTGDGATVREVLDAVQDVTGRTIDVVEADRRPGDPPELVADASKAEAMFGWRPTRSLRDGIADAWDAMRA; encoded by the coding sequence ATGAAGGTGCTCGTCGCCGGAGGAGCCGGCTACATCGGATCGGTGGTCACCGCCCGCTTCGCCGAGGAGGGCCACGAGGTCGTGGTCCTCGACGACCTGCGGCAGGGCCACGCCGACGCGGTGGGGGACGCCGTGTTCGTGGACCTGCCCCTGTCGCGGGCCGGGGAGGTGCTGGACGGCTCGTTCGACCTCGTCGTCCACCTCGCCGCGGATGCCCTGGTCGCGGAGTCGGTCGCCCAGCCCGAGAAGCACTGGGCCAACAACCTCGGGGAGGGGCTGGCGCTGCTGGATGCCATGCGGGTGACGGGCGTCCAGCGGATCCTCTTCTCCTCGACCTGCGCGGTCTACGGCGAGCCGGCGGTGCTCCCGATCACCGAGGCGACCCCGACCGCGCCGGTGAACGCCTACGGCATGACCAAGCTCGCGTTCGACCACGCACTGACGTCGTACGCGACGGCGCACGGGTTGGCGGCGATGAGCTTCCGCTACTTCAACGTCGTCGGTGCGTACCGCGGGCGGACCGAGCGGCACGACCCCGAGACCCACCTCGTCCCGAACCTCCTGCGCGGCGCAACGGGTGAGACGTTCACCGTCTTCGGGACCGACTTCCCGACCCGGGACGGCACCGCGGTCCGCGACTACGTCCACGTGGTGGACCTGGCGGACGCCCACCTGATGGCGCTGGACGTGCTCGAGGACGGTGTCCACCACATCGTCAACCTCGGGACGGGGGACGGCGCGACGGTCCGCGAGGTGCTGGACGCCGTGCAGGACGTGACCGGCCGCACGATCGACGTGGTCGAGGCCGACCGTCGGCCCGGCGACCCCCCCGAGCTGGTGGCGGACGCCTCGAAGGCCGAGGCGATGTTCGGCTGGCGACCGACGCGGTCGCTGCGCGACGGGATCGCGGACGCCTGGGACGCGATGCGGGCCTAG
- a CDS encoding cell wall-binding repeat-containing protein yields MTTRRPTPLHLAAGVVLAVLLAALLPSPSAAQPEVNADGDTLFVVKADETPSNAEIAARLSTETFGEPAARVVIGRDDEFADALASGLLQRDAPLLLVPTDGPIPPVVADELDRLAPEEAVVLGGEAAVGPAVVAELADRDIDVTRYAGASRLETAVAVAEAESPAADTVILARAFGAEGSTDPTQAYADVIAAGGLAAANGWPVLLTATDSLPATTRAHLEAHADDIDTVVVLGGTAAVSDAVLAEAVAIVGDGERVAGPSRAATAVAVAAKRGAPTAADAASVILVDGNDVVDFTQDRFTQGGVLAGPDAWAAGFAAAALSGRTGAPILLSAGATLPPETRDHLAGGLTGRDGVALVCLTSTRACESARIAGGLAPPPPVEGRIVFEGSGGIAGDADIYELAADGAVDVVASDAHSAVAAPDGSAFAYTQLDRFDGNHQLAVATLTPGQPAGADVRVVADGLLNQGGHDWAADGSAIATRLQGGALVTVDTDGASAPVPLDLSPYENGFDDLDWLDGIQILSATTGEEVVLARRDGSAAPQVLVPPAPPLTLISGPLVSPDRTRVALSYADFEGQGRGGIRILDLPTGQTTTVPGTGDGLFYPDEWSPDGTQLLVDVQGGLGYSVALATVRASATADSAPRLVIGGDESQGWSGTFSPDGTTLAVQGRFDGTYGDGTPIAEPGLHLIDVSTRTGRLLVSQEDVRLFTAGDVLWLPR; encoded by the coding sequence GTGACCACGCGACGCCCCACCCCCCTCCACCTCGCCGCGGGGGTGGTCCTGGCGGTGCTGCTCGCCGCCCTCCTCCCCTCCCCCTCGGCTGCCCAGCCCGAGGTCAACGCCGACGGCGACACCCTGTTCGTCGTCAAGGCGGACGAGACGCCGTCGAACGCCGAGATCGCGGCGCGGCTCTCCACCGAGACCTTCGGCGAACCCGCCGCTCGGGTCGTGATCGGCCGGGACGACGAGTTCGCCGACGCGCTGGCGTCGGGCCTGCTGCAGCGCGACGCCCCGCTCCTGCTGGTCCCGACCGACGGGCCCATCCCGCCGGTCGTGGCCGACGAGCTCGACCGGCTGGCGCCGGAGGAGGCGGTGGTCCTCGGCGGTGAGGCCGCGGTCGGCCCCGCCGTGGTCGCCGAGCTCGCCGACCGCGACATCGACGTGACCCGCTACGCCGGGGCGTCGCGGCTGGAGACCGCCGTCGCGGTCGCCGAGGCCGAGTCGCCCGCGGCGGACACCGTCATCCTGGCCCGAGCGTTCGGCGCGGAGGGGTCGACGGACCCGACCCAGGCCTACGCGGACGTGATCGCCGCCGGCGGGCTGGCGGCGGCCAACGGGTGGCCGGTGCTGCTGACCGCCACCGACTCCCTGCCCGCCACCACCCGCGCGCACCTCGAGGCGCACGCCGACGACATCGACACCGTCGTCGTGCTGGGCGGCACCGCCGCGGTCAGCGACGCGGTGCTGGCCGAGGCTGTCGCGATCGTCGGGGACGGCGAGCGGGTGGCCGGCCCGAGCCGCGCGGCGACGGCGGTGGCGGTGGCCGCGAAGCGGGGCGCCCCCACGGCTGCCGACGCGGCATCCGTGATCCTCGTGGACGGCAACGACGTCGTCGACTTCACCCAGGACCGCTTCACCCAGGGCGGGGTCCTGGCCGGGCCGGATGCGTGGGCGGCCGGGTTCGCCGCAGCGGCCCTGTCGGGCCGCACGGGTGCGCCGATCCTGTTGTCCGCAGGGGCGACCCTCCCCCCGGAGACCCGCGACCACCTGGCCGGCGGCCTGACCGGCCGTGACGGGGTCGCCCTGGTGTGCCTCACCAGCACCCGCGCCTGCGAATCCGCCCGCATCGCCGGGGGGCTGGCACCGCCACCCCCCGTCGAGGGACGGATCGTGTTCGAGGGGTCGGGCGGCATCGCCGGTGACGCCGACATCTACGAGCTGGCGGCCGACGGGGCCGTCGACGTGGTGGCGAGCGACGCGCACTCGGCCGTCGCCGCACCCGACGGGTCGGCGTTCGCCTACACCCAGCTCGACCGCTTCGACGGGAACCACCAGCTGGCGGTGGCCACGCTCACCCCCGGCCAGCCCGCCGGCGCAGACGTCCGGGTGGTGGCCGACGGGCTGCTGAACCAGGGCGGTCACGACTGGGCGGCCGACGGCAGCGCGATCGCCACCCGACTCCAGGGCGGCGCGCTCGTCACCGTCGACACCGATGGGGCGTCGGCGCCGGTGCCGCTGGACCTCAGCCCCTACGAGAACGGCTTCGACGACCTGGACTGGCTGGACGGCATCCAGATCCTGTCGGCGACGACGGGTGAGGAGGTGGTGCTGGCCCGCCGCGACGGCTCCGCCGCCCCGCAGGTGCTCGTGCCGCCGGCCCCACCCCTCACCCTGATCAGCGGTCCGCTGGTGTCGCCGGACCGCACACGCGTCGCGCTGTCCTACGCCGACTTCGAGGGACAGGGCCGGGGCGGCATCCGGATCCTCGACCTGCCGACCGGCCAGACCACCACCGTCCCCGGCACCGGCGACGGGCTGTTCTACCCCGACGAGTGGTCGCCGGACGGCACCCAGCTGCTCGTCGACGTCCAGGGCGGTCTGGGCTACAGCGTCGCCCTGGCGACGGTGCGCGCGAGCGCGACGGCGGACTCCGCGCCCCGGCTGGTGATCGGCGGGGACGAGTCCCAGGGCTGGTCGGGGACGTTCAGCCCCGACGGCACCACCCTGGCGGTGCAGGGACGCTTCGATGGCACCTACGGCGACGGGACACCGATCGCCGAGCCGGGCCTGCACCTCATCGACGTGTCCACCCGCACCGGCCGGCTGCTGGTCAGCCAGGAGGACGTGCGGCTGTTCACCGCCGGCGACGTCCTGTGGCTGCCGCGGTGA
- a CDS encoding cell wall-binding repeat-containing protein: protein MRHLTLLLTVAMLALGLLAGPAVGAVSDTIDIRGDDVDLDPTEIALRFSRATFTEDDAVTEVLLATTETFADALASGTLQGDSPLLLTGPDELDDDVAAEIDRLEATDVTILGGEAAIDADVEEDLEDLGLDVARLAGETRLATAVEVAEQAETPSTAIVARAFGAAGDDTQAFADALAAGAWAAETGWPILLTQTDHLAVETEAFLTDGDVDRVMLLGGEAAIGTDVEEAIEALDIDVDRVAGPTRFHTATAIAEARGFDSAAEAERIILVEGQADDAWAAGFAAAAHGAIAEAPVLLANGDTLPPATTEFLISTSQTFAVDATDVDEPVLVCATSATACEQARILLGLPAQAELTFENSEQPIPSRTPLIGTIDTFDVPARVAVFGECVTEGLLTTDADGGFAVEIAAEPGPCTITFEIAYENGSVQTTDVVILVDPAIPAEGIVVGTSTGSDAYTFVATDADVPLTVSYDDEDVFTVDGEPATIGAFEAAVTVADRVTFTADTAEGDVHDLVNVDPATISSGTLGDVDVAAGTFAIVEPVTGVVLRPGLEITDDRAYQVDGEASTREGFEANANEGDEVSLTTSSIRLRNRVVEGPALDISVDAVSGIARLRIGGLGDDPLTAEDDRFRARAGTDAQTFEVDGDDTDFAAFAEALSVGDEVTYDRRGGVEAFEIDNAPVPPVAGTVTETFDPDGSAAAPEPADGGDIVALTVDGRILVSYSADAVFRIDDRVATEEEFEAARTAGDAVSYQVGDPATGTPEEIALVNRDLSGEVTDITEGANTYDVTVQAGIVYDDLDYTSSIFGGSDVYVINGDTVGLAQFENQLALIDRGEVLGTITVRATDDGTEHRLSSEAQR from the coding sequence GTGCGCCACCTCACCCTCCTGCTGACCGTCGCGATGCTCGCCCTCGGGCTGCTCGCCGGCCCTGCCGTCGGGGCGGTGTCGGACACGATCGACATCCGCGGCGACGACGTCGACCTCGACCCCACCGAGATCGCCCTCCGGTTCAGCCGGGCGACGTTCACCGAGGACGACGCGGTCACCGAGGTCCTGCTCGCGACCACCGAGACCTTCGCCGATGCCCTCGCCTCCGGCACCCTGCAGGGCGACAGCCCCCTCCTCCTGACCGGCCCGGACGAGCTCGACGACGACGTCGCCGCCGAGATCGACCGGCTCGAGGCCACCGACGTCACGATCCTCGGTGGCGAGGCGGCGATCGACGCCGACGTGGAGGAGGACCTCGAGGACCTCGGCCTCGACGTCGCCCGCCTGGCCGGGGAGACCCGCCTGGCCACGGCCGTCGAGGTCGCGGAGCAGGCCGAGACCCCCTCCACCGCCATCGTCGCCCGGGCCTTCGGGGCCGCCGGGGACGACACGCAGGCCTTCGCCGACGCCCTCGCCGCCGGCGCGTGGGCGGCCGAGACCGGCTGGCCGATCCTGCTGACCCAGACCGACCACCTGGCCGTCGAGACCGAGGCCTTCCTGACCGACGGCGACGTCGACCGGGTCATGCTCCTCGGCGGCGAGGCCGCGATCGGCACCGACGTGGAGGAGGCCATCGAGGCGCTCGACATCGACGTGGACCGCGTCGCCGGCCCGACCCGGTTCCACACCGCGACCGCGATCGCCGAGGCACGCGGGTTCGACTCCGCCGCCGAGGCCGAGCGGATCATCCTCGTCGAGGGCCAGGCCGACGACGCCTGGGCCGCCGGGTTCGCCGCCGCTGCCCACGGCGCGATCGCCGAGGCGCCGGTCCTGCTGGCCAACGGCGACACCCTGCCGCCGGCCACCACCGAGTTCCTGATCTCGACCAGCCAGACGTTCGCCGTCGACGCCACCGACGTCGACGAGCCCGTCCTGGTCTGCGCCACCAGCGCGACCGCGTGCGAGCAGGCCCGCATCCTCCTCGGCCTCCCCGCCCAGGCCGAGCTGACCTTCGAGAACTCCGAGCAGCCCATCCCCTCCCGCACCCCGTTGATCGGGACGATCGACACCTTCGACGTCCCCGCCCGCGTCGCGGTCTTCGGGGAGTGCGTGACCGAGGGGCTGCTCACGACCGACGCCGACGGCGGGTTCGCCGTCGAGATCGCCGCCGAGCCCGGCCCCTGCACGATCACCTTCGAGATCGCCTACGAGAACGGTTCGGTCCAGACCACCGACGTGGTCATCCTGGTCGACCCGGCCATCCCCGCCGAGGGGATCGTCGTCGGCACCTCCACCGGGTCGGACGCCTACACGTTCGTGGCCACCGACGCCGACGTGCCCCTCACCGTGTCGTACGACGACGAGGACGTCTTCACCGTCGACGGCGAGCCGGCCACCATCGGTGCCTTCGAGGCCGCCGTCACCGTCGCAGACCGCGTCACCTTCACCGCCGACACCGCGGAGGGCGACGTCCACGACCTCGTCAACGTCGATCCCGCGACGATCTCGAGCGGCACCCTCGGGGACGTCGACGTCGCCGCCGGCACGTTCGCGATCGTCGAGCCGGTGACCGGCGTGGTGCTCCGCCCCGGCCTCGAGATCACCGACGACCGCGCGTACCAGGTCGACGGCGAGGCCAGCACCCGGGAGGGGTTCGAGGCGAACGCGAACGAGGGTGACGAGGTCTCCCTCACCACCAGTTCGATCCGCCTCCGCAACCGGGTCGTCGAGGGCCCCGCCCTGGACATCAGCGTCGACGCGGTCAGCGGCATCGCACGGCTGCGGATCGGCGGGCTCGGCGACGACCCGCTGACCGCCGAGGACGACCGCTTCCGCGCCCGCGCCGGCACCGACGCCCAGACCTTCGAGGTCGACGGCGACGACACCGACTTCGCCGCATTCGCCGAGGCGCTCAGCGTCGGCGACGAGGTCACGTACGACCGCCGGGGAGGGGTGGAGGCCTTCGAGATCGACAACGCGCCGGTGCCGCCGGTCGCGGGGACGGTGACCGAGACCTTCGATCCGGACGGCAGCGCCGCGGCGCCCGAGCCCGCCGACGGCGGTGACATCGTCGCCCTCACCGTCGACGGCCGGATCCTGGTCAGCTACTCCGCCGACGCGGTGTTCCGCATCGACGACCGCGTGGCGACCGAGGAGGAGTTCGAGGCCGCCCGGACCGCCGGCGACGCGGTCAGCTACCAGGTCGGAGACCCCGCGACCGGCACGCCGGAGGAGATCGCCCTGGTCAACCGCGACCTCAGCGGCGAGGTGACCGACATCACCGAGGGCGCCAACACCTACGACGTCACCGTCCAGGCCGGGATCGTCTACGACGACCTCGACTACACCTCGTCGATCTTCGGCGGCTCCGACGTGTACGTGATCAACGGTGACACCGTCGGGCTGGCCCAGTTCGAGAACCAGCTGGCGCTGATCGACCGGGGCGAGGTCCTCGGGACCATCACCGTCCGCGCCACCGACGACGGGACCGAGCACCGCCTGTCGAGCGAGGCGCAGCGCTAG